AGGTACAGCAATCGCAGAAGTAATCCCTGGAACAGTTTCAAATTCAATACCTGCATTTACAAGTTCCTCTGCCTCCTCGCCACCCCTGCCGAAAATATAAGGGTCGCCCCCTTTTAGCCTTACAACCATATTACCTTCTTTTGCTTTTTTAATTATGAGCTGGTTGATCTCTGTCTGAGACAGGCGATGATTGCCGGCGTATTTTCCTGCATCGATCTTTTCGGCCCCTTGTGGAAGGGAAGCGATAATTGCCTCTCCAGGAAGCTGATCATAAATAACAACATCTGCAGAGTCAATCAATCTTCTAGCCTTTATTGTAAGAAGTTCCGGATCTCCAGGGCCGGATCCTACCAGATAAACTTTACCTTTTTTTTCCATGATACTCATAATTCCTTCTGTTTTTTTGTATAATGCAATATACCCTATTAAAATAAGTGGTTTCCTATCCTCTCTGATATTATAGATTCACACACCGGTTCAATATATCCAAAAATCTTTACCTTTCAGGATAATATCTGTGATCTTAAAAAATTGGTTTAAATCATTTAACTGTATATGATGAAGTGCCAATACTTCCGGATATTTTGTTTATTCTTTCAGTAGAATTAACAAAATCCGGACATCTTTCCATTAAATAATTAAAGACGAATTATAGATAATAATTTTGTTCTTCTCAGGAAAGGATTTATATTATCTCACCAATTTCTTATTACATCTATAATCTGTTTTCTGAATGGGAGTAGAGAACGCAGATTTAAAACATCATAAATTGACTATTATCAATTAGACCAAGGTTACATTTAAGTTAAGGGGTTTTGAATATGGATTTTTTACAGGAAGAGATTACCACAATCCACGATTTTTGCTTTGATACTGATAAGATCGATCAGAAAATGAATGATCTAACACTTACAAGACCGGTTGTCCTCATAGTTCCAATACTATATAGTGAAATAAAAAATGAGCCATTGCACAATATTGTCGACCAGTTGAACAAATGCAGTTATATCAAACGAGTCATCATACCACTGGCAGCCGATAATTGGGAGGAATATTTTGAAGTTCTTGAATTTTTTGAATTCCTAAAAGTCCCTCATATGGTTATATGGTGTAATGGTCCAAGGGTTGAAAATATCCTTAAAAATATGAAAGAAAAAGCACTGGATATAACTTCATTCAAGGGTAAGGGCAAGGATGTATGGATTGCAATTGGTGTTGCAAGTCTCAACAGCTATGCAATAGCACTCCACGATGCAGACATTGTCAATTATACAAAAGATTTTCCTTCAAAGTTGCTGTACCCTATAGTTAACCCTGAGATGGACTTTTTTTTCAATAAAGGATATTACGCCAGAATAGACCCTGAGAATAAGATAATGTATGGCCGGGTTTATCGCCTTTTTGTGCGTCCTTTGATAGAGGCCCTTAGGATTGAAGTGGGATATCAGTCTGAGTTGCTTCAGTATATGCAGGCATTTAGATATCTTCTCTCAGGAGAATTTGCAATGACGACCGATATGGCGCTCAACATTAGAATTCCGGGAGATTGGGGGCTGGAAGTTGGAATTCTTGCAGAAATGTACAGAAACGCCACCCTTAAAAGAATATGTCAGATAGACCTTGGTTTTTATGAGCACAAGCATCAGCCTCTTGGAAAGAGTAAGGAGGAAGGACTTCGTAAAATGTCCAGAGATATTCTCACAACCCTTTTAAGGGTAGTCAGTGAAACAACAAGTGCAAGCAGTCAGGAAGTTTCCATTCCATTTCTGCATAGTGTCAGGATCAAATATAAAAGGATGGCACAGGATCTTATAAGGCAGTACAACACTGACGCTCTCTGCAATGGGATAAATTACAACAGACATATGGAAGAGAGATATGTAGATGTATTTGCTGAAATAATTATGAAGGGAGGGGAAGAGTACCTGGACGATCCGGTAGATGTACTGATGCCCGACTGGAAAAGGGCGCTTTCAGCCATGCCTGACCTCAGGACAAGGATTCAGGAAGCAGCTCTGGCTGATGCAGCAGAATATGAAAAATCATCTGCTGAATGAATTAAGACAGTCCCTCCACCCACCATTTCATAGCAATGAACTAAATATATGATCCGTGTTTTAGTGATCAATTTTTTCAGATATAATAATAATTCAAAGCCATATATCTGATAGAAATACACCATTATTATTAAATCCAGAAAAATATTTTGCATATAGTGGAGGTAATGGAAAAGCCGGGATAATTAAATGAATGTATCCACAGCTTATTCATTTTCCAGTATATATATTAACATATCCTCATTGATCTTGGTCTCCCGTGAGAGTTTCTCAATAATCTGTGAGTCAGATTTTCCTTCATCCCGAAGAGCATTTATTTTCTCTTTTATTGTAGGAGATACTGTGTAGTATTCATTTATGTCTTTTCGGTGACCCCATACATCCCCTTCAATCAGTCTGATCCCCTGCATTTCAAGAAACATTTCAATTGATTTGGATACGGTCCTTCTGTAAGATCCGGGTAACTGAATAACTTCAACATCAGGACATCTTTGCACAAGTGTAAAAATATCTTTATTGGATGGCCTGAATGCAAGGTGTATAACTTTCTCTCCAGGATTGAGTTCCTGAATTTCATTTCTTGAACTAACCACTCTTATTTTCATATAATACCCCCATAGAGTCAACCCTGACTCCACTTATTAAAGTATTGTATGTGTCCACCTATTAAATAATTATCTATTGAAGAAATAAAAATAAAAAAATCAGTGATCAAATCTTAATCTCACGGCATCAGCATGGGAATATAATCCTTCTTCTTCTGCAATTGAAATAATTGGATCACAGATATTTTCCAGCCCCTTTTTAGTGATCTTCTGGATTGTTAAATATTTTATAAAATGATTGATATTAAGACCTGAGTAGATCTTTGCATATCCAGCAGTTGGAAGTACGTGATTGGTTCCAGATGCATAGTCTCCGGCAGATACAGGTGCATAACTGCCAACAAAAATCGATCCTGCATTCTCAATGCCCTCCAGGACACTTTCAGGATCTGAAACCACAATTTCCAGATGCTCTGGTGCAAACCTGTTGGAGAATTCAATGCATGACTGGACAGTATCAGTGATCAGAATCGCAGAATTCTCCAGTGATTTATCTATTATCTCATGTCTTTTTGCAGCAGCAGATTGCCTAATTACTTCATCTTTGACCTCTTTTGCAAGTATATCAGATGTTGTAATCAGAACAGAGACGGCTTGTGGATCATGTTCTGACTGTGCAACAATGTCTGAAGCTACCATTCTTGCATCTGCTGATTCATCTGCAATGATCAACACTTCACTGGGGCCTGCAGGAAAATCTATTTCCGCTTTATCCCTTACAAGCATTTTAGCTGTAGTAACATATACATTCCCAGGGCCAACGATCTTATCAACTTTTTTGATGGTCTCAGTACCATAAGCCATTGCTCCAATTGCTTGCACTCCACCAACCCTGTATACATGATCGGCACCTGCGATCTTTGCAGCAGCAAGTGTCAGAGGGTTGATAGTGCCGTCAGCTCCTGGTGGAGTACACATGATCACATTTTTCACACCAGCGACTTTTGCAGGAATTATAGTCATCAGCGCAGTCGATGGATAGGAGGCTCTGCCACCGGGAACGTACGCACCAACATTTTCAAGAGGACTAAATTTCTGCCCCAGCTCTACACCAGGTTCAATTTCAATAAACCACAATTTTTCAGGTAATTGTGCAAAATGGAATTTCCTTATGTTCTCTGCTGCTTTTTTGAGATTACGGATCAGTTTCTCATCGATCTTGTGAAAGGCGTTTTCTATCTCCTCGGGACTTATTTCGAACTGTTCAATCTCTGCACCATCGAACTTCTTTGTATAAAAATTAAGGGCAGAGTCACCCCTGTTTCTAATATCAGTCAGTATCGGTTCTACCTGGCTCTTAACTTCTGTCAGTTCACCGCCGCGATTAAGCAGGCTATCTATCTCCTCCTCACTGATATCCTGGAGTTTATTGTATAGCATTGAGATCATTCCTTAAAAAATATATAGCGTTTAGTATTATCATTTATTATATGATTATATTATGTAAAGTCACTTATTGTTTTTTGTGAACTTTCAGGCTCCGGTACTGTATCTGAGTCTTTCTCTTTTATTTCACTTATATCAACATCAATATCAAGCTGTTTGAGTATTTTCTGTGAAATTTTTGATCCAACTATCTTTGACAGTTTCAATGGGTCTGCTTTTTTCAGATCATCAATTGATCGGTATCCATTTTCATAAATTTTACGTGCACGTACTCTTCCTATTCCTTTAAGTGCCACAATATTTACCAGTTCAGAATTTATCCCATAACTCAGTCTTTTCTCAAGTTCTTTTGATTTTTCAGAAGCTTCCGATACCTTAAGTAATCCTGAAAGCCTTGAAGTTGCATGCATAAGCCACACAGCGGTCTCCGAAAACATTCGTATATCCCCTTCCCCAATACCATATTTTTTACATATATCATCGGCAGGTACCTCATTGATCCAGTCTAAGAGAAGAAGAGCAGTTTTCACTTCACCAAGGAACCATTCATACTCAATCATTTTAAATGGACTGGGCATAGATATGAACTTATCCTTATTCTGGAGCACATACATGTTCACATTTTCATAGTCTGATGAACGCATATAAAGATTTTTCATATCAGGAGTGCTGCATATCAGGTGCATCATTGTAATATCCTCAAAATAATCAGCTTTTCTGATCCCATCCATAATCAGAGAGCCGGATAAGGGGTCAATATATAGCATTGATATCAGTTTTCCGGTAGCAGTAGATCTAAAAGCCGATTCCGGTAAGATATCATTTGAATCTGAAATGATCATTTCATTATCAATCAGGAATCGAACACATTCCTCAATAACATCATGCAGATCAGAAGCCTCTTTCTGGTAAGCAAAAAATGTCATTTTCACAAAATCCATCAGCCCTCTGTAAGTATATGCAAATCCATTTACAATCGTGGAT
Above is a genomic segment from Methanosalsum zhilinae DSM 4017 containing:
- the cobA gene encoding uroporphyrinogen-III C-methyltransferase → MSIMEKKGKVYLVGSGPGDPELLTIKARRLIDSADVVIYDQLPGEAIIASLPQGAEKIDAGKYAGNHRLSQTEINQLIIKKAKEGNMVVRLKGGDPYIFGRGGEEAEELVNAGIEFETVPGITSAIAVPAYAGIPLTHRNYASMVLFMTGHEDPTKEESALDWKYLAGFEGTIVILMGVKMLEKNVKQLLKYGKNPSTPVAIIERGTRPDQRLTTGNLENIVNISRERGVKAPAITVVGNVVEINKILGCIDHC
- the gpgS gene encoding glucosyl-3-phosphoglycerate synthase, with amino-acid sequence MDFLQEEITTIHDFCFDTDKIDQKMNDLTLTRPVVLIVPILYSEIKNEPLHNIVDQLNKCSYIKRVIIPLAADNWEEYFEVLEFFEFLKVPHMVIWCNGPRVENILKNMKEKALDITSFKGKGKDVWIAIGVASLNSYAIALHDADIVNYTKDFPSKLLYPIVNPEMDFFFNKGYYARIDPENKIMYGRVYRLFVRPLIEALRIEVGYQSELLQYMQAFRYLLSGEFAMTTDMALNIRIPGDWGLEVGILAEMYRNATLKRICQIDLGFYEHKHQPLGKSKEEGLRKMSRDILTTLLRVVSETTSASSQEVSIPFLHSVRIKYKRMAQDLIRQYNTDALCNGINYNRHMEERYVDVFAEIIMKGGEEYLDDPVDVLMPDWKRALSAMPDLRTRIQEAALADAAEYEKSSAE
- a CDS encoding DUF1699 family protein: MKIRVVSSRNEIQELNPGEKVIHLAFRPSNKDIFTLVQRCPDVEVIQLPGSYRRTVSKSIEMFLEMQGIRLIEGDVWGHRKDINEYYTVSPTIKEKINALRDEGKSDSQIIEKLSRETKINEDMLIYILENE
- the hisD gene encoding histidinol dehydrogenase, translated to MLYNKLQDISEEEIDSLLNRGGELTEVKSQVEPILTDIRNRGDSALNFYTKKFDGAEIEQFEISPEEIENAFHKIDEKLIRNLKKAAENIRKFHFAQLPEKLWFIEIEPGVELGQKFSPLENVGAYVPGGRASYPSTALMTIIPAKVAGVKNVIMCTPPGADGTINPLTLAAAKIAGADHVYRVGGVQAIGAMAYGTETIKKVDKIVGPGNVYVTTAKMLVRDKAEIDFPAGPSEVLIIADESADARMVASDIVAQSEHDPQAVSVLITTSDILAKEVKDEVIRQSAAAKRHEIIDKSLENSAILITDTVQSCIEFSNRFAPEHLEIVVSDPESVLEGIENAGSIFVGSYAPVSAGDYASGTNHVLPTAGYAKIYSGLNINHFIKYLTIQKITKKGLENICDPIISIAEEEGLYSHADAVRLRFDH